The DNA window CACGGGGATACACTTCTAAGATGACATGGCCGAACATATTTTTGCCAGCCTGTTGGCGTTCATAGCGCTCTTCCGCGCGGCTTTTTTTAGTAATCGTCTCGCGATAGGCGACTTGCGGCTTGCCGACATTCGCCTGTACGCCATATTCACGCAATATTCGATCTATGATAATTTCGAGGTGTAATTCGCCCATGCCCGACAAAATGGTCTGCCCGGTTTCTTCATCAATTTTCACATGGAAGGTCGGGTCTTCTTCCATCATTTTTTCAAGAGCGAATGCTAATTTATCTTGATCGGCGACCGTTTTCGGTTCGACAGCGACGGCAATGACCGGGTCAGGATACGAAAGGTTTTCAAGAAGGATCGGGTGATTCAGATCACATAGCGTATCGCCCGTCGTCGTAAAGTTCACTGGCGCACACGCAATGTCGCCCACTGTCACTTCGCTAATTTCTTCTTTTTTATTGGCGTGCATCCGCAACAGACGCCCAATTTTTTCTTTTTTGCCTTTTGCGGCGTTCAGAACAGCCTTGCCCGCCTGGGCCTTGCCGGAATAGACGCGAAAAAACGCCATCCGCCCGTGAGAGTCGGACGTGATTTTAAACGCCAGCGCAGAAAACGGCTCATTAATATCCGGCTTGCGCGTTTCTTCTTTTTCCGTATTCGGATGAATGCCTTTCACCGGCGGAATATCCAGCGGTGACGGCAGATAATCAATGACCGCATCCAACATCAACTGGATGCCTTTATTCTTCAATGCGGAGCCGCACATTACCGGTACCAATTCGCTTGAAACGGTCGCTTTGCGAATTGCCCTACGAATGGCGGCGGGGTCAATGTCATCGCCTTCTAAAAACGCGTGCATGATATCGTCGTCATAATCGGCGATGGCTTCAATCATGTGATTGCGGGCTTCTTCAGCGGCGTTTTGTAATTCATCAGGAATCTGACAGTCAGAAAACGCCGTACCGTAATCATCGGCGCCTTCTTCCCAGGTGCGCGCTTTCATTTCGATTAAATCAATGACGCCCTGGAAATTTGATTCCGCGCCGATGGGGATTTGGATTGGCAACGGCTTGGCGCCTAAACGGTTGGTCATTTCATCGACAACGCGCTCAAACTCCGCGCCAGTACGGTCCATTTTATTAATAAATGCAATTCGTGGGACATGATAGCGGTCAGCCTGGCGCCAAACGGTTTCAGACTGCGGCTCGACGCCGCCCACCGCGCAAAAGACGACGACAGCGCCATCGAGTACGCGCAAGGAGCGCTCGACCTCAATGGTGAAGTCAACGTGCCCCGGCGTGTCAATAATATTTATCTGGTGATTGTTCCACTGGCAGTAGGTCGCAGCGGAGGTGATGGTAATTCCCCGCTCTTTTTCCTGCTCCATCCAGTCCATTTCAGCGGCGCCGTCATGGACTTCGCCAATCTTGTGCGTACGCCCCGCGTAATACAGGACGCGCTCAGTGGTGGTCGTCTTGCCCGCGTCGATGTGGGCAGCGATTCCAATGTTGCGGATTATGGAGAGGTCGTTTTTTTTAGCGCACACAATAATTGTCTATCCAGGCTGAATAAAATTTATTTTTGGACTTGAAAACGCCGAGGCCCAAATGAGCCTCGGCGAGATTGACAAACTTTACATGCAAGTGATTTGTCCCGCGCTGGTTGCGCGACAGACTACCAGCGGTAGTGGGCAAACGCCTTGTTGGCTTCCGCCATGCGGTGAGTGTCTTGTTTCTTTTTAATCGCAGTGCCCTGGTTTTGAGAGGCATCGAGCAATTCACCCGCCAATTTGGCGCGCATGTTCCGTTCACCACGTGAACGGGCAGCAGCAACCAACCAGCGGATCGCCAAGGTTTGTTGGCGCGTCGAGCGAACTTCGACTGGCACCTGATAGGTAGCGCCACCGACGCGACGAGAGCGAACCTCTAATGTCGGCTTCACATTATCAACCGCAGATTGAAACATTTCAATCGGGTCTTTGTCCGCTTTTTTCTTGATTTCTTCCAAAGCGCCATAGAAGACATGTTCAGCCAGCGAACGCTTGCCGTCCAACATGATTCCATTGATGAACTTGCTCACCAACACGTTTTTGTAAACGGGGTCGGGAGCGACTTTTCGTAGATCCGCACGCGATTTTCTTGACATTTTACTTTATCTCTCCAAGAACTCTTTCAAGTCTCTTATCTATAACGATTTTATGATTATTCTTTTGGACGTTTGGAACCATACTTGGAACGTCCGCGCCGACGGGAGTCTACGCCAATGGTTTCCAACACGCCGCGAATGACGTGATAGCGAACCGAAGGCAAATCTTTCACACGACCGCCGCGAATCAGCACAATGGAGTGCTCTTGAAGGTTATGGCCTTCGCCGGGAATGTACGCATTCACTTCAATGCCGTTGGTCAAACGAACGCGAGCAACTTTGCGCAGCGCTGAATTCGGCTTTTTGGGGCTCATGGTCCACACGCGAGTGCAAACGCCGCGTTTTTGCGGGCAGCCTTTCATCGCCGGGGCTTTGGATTTTTTGGTTTTTGTCTTGCGTCCCTTTTTGATCAGCTGATTGATCGTCGGCATAATAATTCCTTATGTCTTATATATTCTTGTGTCTATAAAAGTTGTTTTTATCCACAAATTGAGCCCCGATCATGCACTTTATTCGCATTAGGGGCGCAAGTGGAAAAGAATAAGAGCGATGAGGCCTATCGTCAAGCCTCACCGCCCGTATTTGTCACTCGAATCAAACGTGAGCCTTCACACGGTCCCGGCTTAAAATCTCGTTGTAATACTTTGCATGATACCCCCAGCCGGTGCCTGCTGGAATCAAGTGGCCCATGATTACGTTTTCTTTCAAGCCCAAAAGGTGGTCGATCTTGCTGCTGATCGCGGCTTGAGTCAGTACCCGCGTGGTTTCCTGGAAGGAAGCCGCCGAGATAAATGATTCCGTATTCAAGGAGGCTTTGGTGATGCCCAAAAGCCTCGGTTTGAACTGGGCCGGTTTACCACCCTGTTGCATGACCTTTTCGTTTTCCTGGCTCACTTGATAGCGGTCGATATCTTCATCCAGTAAGAAACTACTATCGCCGGAGTCAGTGATGGTTACCTTGCGGAATTGTTGGCGGACAATGACTTCGATGTGCTTATCATTGATGCCAACGCCCTGCAAACGATAGACTTCCTGCACTTCATTGATGAGATACATCTGCGTTGCGCGTTCACCCATGACTTCGAGATATTCGTGAGGGTCAATGGAACCATCAACCAGTTTGTCGCCAGTTGAAATCCAATCGCCGTCACGAACAATCACGTGCTTGCCAGCGTCGATTTCATGAGCACTGAGCACTGAGCCGTCTTTATCGGTAATCAAGATAATACGCGTACCGCGACGGCGTTTTTTGCCGATCTTATCTTCGATTTGCTCAGCCAGTTCTTCCAGTTCATCCGGCATTGGGATTTTCACCCAGCCGTCGACTTTCGTAATAATGGCCAAGTCGCGTTGTTTCGGACGACGCGCTTCGAAGAGTTCTTCAACACGGGGCAAACCACCGGTCACGTCGCGGGATTTAAAGGTTTCTTTTGGAATTTTGGCCAGAATATCGCCAGGGCTGATCTCATCGCCGTCGTTCACAACAATATGCGCGCCGGAAGGCAAGGAGTGGTATTCAGGCTGCTTGCCGCGTTTTTTGATGATTAGCGATGGGTGCTTGTCTTCGCGGTGCTCCATAACAATCATCTGCGATGACGCGCCGCCTTCTGGACGCTGACGGCGCATGGTGACGCCTTCAATGATCTGTTCAAAATGCGCGACGCCTTCCATGGAAGCGATTTCCGCCTTGAAGTACGGGTCCCAACGCGAAATTACGTTGCACTCGTCTTTCTTACCAGACGTACGGAAGAAGGACGTTCCGCGCCGCTCGACTTCTTCGCCGGCGGCGACAAAGATCGTTGCGCCCAATGAAATGCCGCCTTCCAACTGACGGAACCGGTCCGCGAGTTGTTCGGTGTGGGCGAGAATCATCCCACTGAGAACATCTGCGCCGTCTTCAACGGTAATGATTGATCCCGGCGGCAAGGTGTATTCGTCAATGACGTCTTCATTTCGGTCAACAACGCAAATACGAGGAGGTCTGCCGCTCGTATAATCGCTGATAATTGATTTCAGGTTATTGGTAACGGGGTCCAACACGCGGCGAATGGTCACGCCTTCAACGATGTCCGCAAAGCGAATTTTGCCTTCAGTGCGGGCAATCGTCGGCGTGATGTGATACGCCAATGGCTGCCCTGCTTTGACCGATTCGCCGTCTTTAATCTGTAAGCGGTGACCCGGTTGCAGATTGTACAATTCAGCCGCTCCACCTTTGGAGACTTCAACCTGTCCATCAAAGAAACCGCGCGGGACGACCAACTCATCGCCGTCTTTTTCCAGGTCTTTTGTGGTGATGTTTTTGAAC is part of the Candidatus Hinthialibacter antarcticus genome and encodes:
- the fusA gene encoding elongation factor G — encoded protein: MCAKKNDLSIIRNIGIAAHIDAGKTTTTERVLYYAGRTHKIGEVHDGAAEMDWMEQEKERGITITSAATYCQWNNHQINIIDTPGHVDFTIEVERSLRVLDGAVVVFCAVGGVEPQSETVWRQADRYHVPRIAFINKMDRTGAEFERVVDEMTNRLGAKPLPIQIPIGAESNFQGVIDLIEMKARTWEEGADDYGTAFSDCQIPDELQNAAEEARNHMIEAIADYDDDIMHAFLEGDDIDPAAIRRAIRKATVSSELVPVMCGSALKNKGIQLMLDAVIDYLPSPLDIPPVKGIHPNTEKEETRKPDINEPFSALAFKITSDSHGRMAFFRVYSGKAQAGKAVLNAAKGKKEKIGRLLRMHANKKEEISEVTVGDIACAPVNFTTTGDTLCDLNHPILLENLSYPDPVIAVAVEPKTVADQDKLAFALEKMMEEDPTFHVKIDEETGQTILSGMGELHLEIIIDRILREYGVQANVGKPQVAYRETITKKSRAEERYERQQAGKNMFGHVILEVYPRERDQGFEFINEVTDDVIPKNFAESVKQGLIENLQSGILIGFPMLDLGARLVGGSYDQATSNDLAFQIAASIAFRQAVEKAGPVLMEPIMEIEIVTPEECMGDILGNLNSRRGRTSGIEQRGGSQVIKGEVPLSEMFGYATSLRSLSQGRATYTMQLSHYEEAPKLVQQQLVAGMGF
- the rpsG gene encoding 30S ribosomal protein S7, yielding MSRKSRADLRKVAPDPVYKNVLVSKFINGIMLDGKRSLAEHVFYGALEEIKKKADKDPIEMFQSAVDNVKPTLEVRSRRVGGATYQVPVEVRSTRQQTLAIRWLVAAARSRGERNMRAKLAGELLDASQNQGTAIKKKQDTHRMAEANKAFAHYRW
- the rpsL gene encoding 30S ribosomal protein S12, with the protein product MPTINQLIKKGRKTKTKKSKAPAMKGCPQKRGVCTRVWTMSPKKPNSALRKVARVRLTNGIEVNAYIPGEGHNLQEHSIVLIRGGRVKDLPSVRYHVIRGVLETIGVDSRRRGRSKYGSKRPKE